The Candidatus Neomarinimicrobiota bacterium sequence TCCCACCCCTATGCCCAGTCGCTGGAGGAGATAGAACAGTGGGTGCAGAATATGGATGCGGTGGGGATCGAAAAGACCGTCATCTTGACGATGCAGACCGGAGCGGCCTTTGATTCCATCTTCGCCCTCTATTCCCAATATCCTGACCGCTTTGAAATCTGGTGCGGCTTTGACTACACTGGTTACGATCAGCCTGGTTTTGGCCCGGCAGCGGTGGCGGAGCTGGAGCGGTGCGTCCGAGCCGGAGCCACCGGTGTTGGCGAAATCGGTGACAAGGGCAAAGGGCTGTTCTACTCTCCAGTGAAGGCATGGGGGATGCACCTGGATGACCCTCGAATGGACCCCCTGCTGGAGGCATTCGGCGAGTTGGACCTCCCGGTAGCCATCCATGTGGCCGACCCGATCTGGATGTACCAGCCTATGGACTCTACCAACGATGGCCTTATGAACGCTGTGGAATGGCGCCTGGACAACCAGCCCGATATCGTGGGGCACGCCGGGATGATCGATATCCTGGAACGCGCCGTTGCTCGCCATCCCAATACAACGTTCATTGCTGTCCATTTTGCGAATCTATCCTACGACCTGAATAGACTCGGTCGACTCCTAGACCAATATCCCAATCTCTACGCTGATATCTCAGCCCGTTATGCAGAGACAGCACCTATCCCCAGGTTCACCGCTGCTTTTTATAAGAAGTATCAGGACCAGCTTCTATACGGTACCGACATGGGGTACGACCAAAACATGTACCGTATCACCTTCCGGATCCTGGAGACCACCGATGAGCACTTTTACGAGCTCGATGAGTTCGGCTATCATTGGAGCCTTTATGGGCTTGGCCTTGATAAACGTGTGTTGAAAAAAGTCTATCGGACCAACGCCTTGAAAATATTGAAGCGTAAATAGTATCAACATGACCGAGGACCTATTCCTATTCCTGAGGGGGGCACGATGATGAGCGCCATATTAAGGCATATTTTGCAGCCATTGCTCGTTTTCGCAGCCGTAGTGCTGGCTAATACTTGCACACCGGCGCGGCAGGTAGCCGTCCAGGTGAATGGCGGCAAGATCAGAATTGAATATGACGACCACCTTTATAGCCGGGTGGTTTCCAGGCTGGGTGATGAGGAAGTTGTTCTGGGAGCGTTCGCGCCCTCTGAGTTCATCACAGTATCAGATGGGGAGATTAAGAATTTCACAGTTGACAGCACGTCAGTTCATCCCA is a genomic window containing:
- a CDS encoding amidohydrolase family protein; the protein is MFFSFTLGRVSAQTPPERLLLKDYRPKSIYKVPVTTIEKAKYPVIDLHSHPYAQSLEEIEQWVQNMDAVGIEKTVILTMQTGAAFDSIFALYSQYPDRFEIWCGFDYTGYDQPGFGPAAVAELERCVRAGATGVGEIGDKGKGLFYSPVKAWGMHLDDPRMDPLLEAFGELDLPVAIHVADPIWMYQPMDSTNDGLMNAVEWRLDNQPDIVGHAGMIDILERAVARHPNTTFIAVHFANLSYDLNRLGRLLDQYPNLYADISARYAETAPIPRFTAAFYKKYQDQLLYGTDMGYDQNMYRITFRILETTDEHFYELDEFGYHWSLYGLGLDKRVLKKVYRTNALKILKRK